One stretch of Roseimicrobium sp. ORNL1 DNA includes these proteins:
- a CDS encoding TonB-dependent siderophore receptor translates to MLTHWHQPTRNSLPTRRKRSTFPSRSLAIGLLGLTATTAQVHSQTPAAPSAAATTLPPVVVEAKPTYAAERATTATKTDTPLIDTPQSVTVLTGEFLSDTAVNSIGDAVRYVPGVGTAQGEGNRDTVVFRGNSSTGDYFIDGLRDDAQYYRDFYNIDRVEVLKGPSGMIFGRGGPGGVLNRVTKQAVIGGTSTKQVGDGKSAKQVVVQEDSSFYEISALVGSLEQYRTTIDLNQSLSAAAAARLTGVFEDSNSYRDGVSNQRIGVNPTFGVALSDDTTLRLGFEYFHDERTADRGIPSFNGKPFDTDESTFFGDADRSPTEVDVFAINAVIDHKFANGATLRNATRVAWYDKFYQNVYASGAVTSAGTVAIGAYNNATERQNFINQTDLVFDFKTGSVEHKMLAGIEVSRQETDNLRETGYSSSSHDTGLGSVSAAHPHYTGPLFFRQSASDANNNSVATGVAFYLQDQVQLLPKLQLIAGLRLDLLEIDFHNNRNGENINSTDDLLSPRVGLVYKPVENLAIYGSYTLAYVPRAGEQLASLSVTNSALEPEEFENFEAGVKWDATERLAFTLAAYQLDRSNQAIADPNDSSKLILMDGQRVRGIEFGASGQITDNWSIALGYAYQDGETQSANGAIPAGTPIAQLPKNSFSLWNRYDFDEHWGVGFGAIYRDEIYAAADNHVTLPSFVRFDAALFYRFNENLSAQLNVENIFGEEYYATAHNNNNITPGSPVAFRVGVTYKF, encoded by the coding sequence ATGCTAACTCATTGGCACCAACCAACACGAAACTCCCTCCCCACGCGCCGTAAGCGCAGCACCTTCCCCTCGAGATCCCTGGCAATTGGCCTGCTCGGGCTCACTGCGACGACTGCGCAGGTTCACTCCCAAACACCTGCTGCTCCTTCTGCTGCCGCCACTACGCTGCCTCCCGTCGTGGTGGAAGCCAAGCCGACCTATGCGGCCGAGCGTGCCACCACTGCCACCAAGACCGACACGCCACTCATCGACACCCCTCAATCGGTGACGGTGCTCACGGGCGAATTCCTCAGCGACACCGCGGTCAACAGCATCGGCGACGCCGTACGTTATGTGCCCGGCGTGGGCACGGCCCAAGGTGAAGGCAACCGCGATACGGTGGTCTTCCGCGGCAACAGCTCCACCGGTGACTACTTCATCGACGGCCTTCGCGATGACGCGCAGTACTACCGCGACTTCTACAACATCGACCGTGTTGAAGTTCTCAAAGGACCCAGCGGCATGATCTTCGGCCGTGGCGGCCCCGGCGGTGTGCTCAACCGCGTGACCAAGCAAGCCGTCATCGGAGGAACGTCTACCAAGCAGGTGGGCGATGGGAAGTCCGCCAAGCAGGTGGTCGTCCAAGAGGATTCGTCCTTCTACGAGATTTCGGCCCTCGTTGGCTCGTTGGAGCAGTACCGCACCACGATTGACCTCAATCAGTCGCTGTCCGCTGCCGCTGCCGCCCGCCTGACCGGCGTCTTTGAAGATTCTAACTCCTATCGCGACGGCGTCTCCAACCAGCGCATCGGCGTGAATCCCACCTTCGGCGTGGCCCTGTCCGATGACACCACCCTGCGCCTCGGCTTCGAATACTTCCACGACGAGCGCACTGCCGACCGTGGCATTCCTTCCTTCAACGGAAAGCCGTTCGACACGGATGAATCCACCTTCTTCGGTGATGCGGATCGCAGCCCTACGGAAGTGGATGTGTTCGCCATCAACGCGGTGATCGACCACAAGTTCGCCAACGGTGCAACGCTTCGCAATGCGACCCGCGTCGCGTGGTATGACAAGTTCTACCAGAACGTCTATGCCAGTGGCGCAGTGACCAGCGCAGGCACGGTTGCCATCGGTGCGTACAACAACGCCACCGAGCGCCAGAACTTCATCAACCAGACGGATTTGGTCTTCGACTTCAAAACGGGTTCCGTGGAGCATAAGATGCTTGCCGGCATCGAAGTCAGCCGTCAGGAGACCGACAACCTGCGTGAGACAGGCTACAGCAGCTCTTCCCATGATACTGGGCTTGGCAGCGTTTCAGCCGCTCATCCGCACTACACGGGGCCGCTCTTCTTCCGCCAGAGCGCAAGCGATGCCAACAACAACAGCGTGGCCACCGGGGTTGCCTTCTACCTGCAGGATCAGGTGCAGCTCCTGCCGAAGCTTCAGTTGATCGCTGGTCTGCGCCTCGACCTGCTGGAGATCGACTTCCACAACAATCGCAATGGCGAAAACATCAACTCCACGGATGACCTCCTGTCTCCCCGTGTGGGCCTGGTGTACAAGCCGGTCGAGAATCTGGCCATCTATGGCAGCTACACGCTTGCCTACGTGCCGCGTGCTGGTGAACAGCTCGCCTCGCTCTCAGTCACGAATTCCGCGCTTGAGCCGGAAGAGTTCGAGAACTTCGAGGCTGGTGTGAAGTGGGATGCGACCGAGCGTCTGGCATTTACCCTGGCGGCTTATCAGCTGGATCGTTCCAACCAGGCGATTGCGGATCCGAATGACTCCAGCAAGCTCATCCTGATGGATGGTCAGCGCGTGAGAGGCATTGAGTTTGGTGCTTCCGGCCAGATCACTGACAACTGGAGCATTGCCCTGGGCTATGCCTACCAGGACGGTGAAACCCAGAGTGCCAATGGGGCCATCCCTGCTGGTACTCCCATCGCGCAGTTGCCGAAGAATTCGTTCTCCCTGTGGAATCGCTATGACTTCGATGAACATTGGGGCGTCGGCTTCGGCGCCATCTATCGCGACGAGATCTACGCTGCGGCTGACAACCATGTCACTCTGCCCAGCTTCGTGCGCTTCGATGCGGCGCTGTTCTACCGCTTCAACGAGAATCTGAGCGCCCAGCTCAACGTCGAGAACATCTTCGGCGAAGAGTACTACGCCACCGCGCACAACAACAACAACATCACTCCGGGCTCGCCCGTGGCGTTCCGCGTTGGTGTGACCTACAAGTTCTAA
- a CDS encoding PepSY-associated TM helix domain-containing protein produces MFLHRWTGLLSLPVFLVMVITGSVLIFSEEINQLLGDVPAGTHQQDKEVPARKSIAELTQTAVAQHPGKRLIYLYYEKDRLDRATVRVGDLGFQKEDDGTDVIMDSVSGQAMSTIVADETFVGWILKLHKEWFLGRPGELVSGFIALLVLISLVSGLLIYAPYAKKVFLGVIRWKSSTRLTQLDLHTVIGVVVLGWALVVTVTGIFLAVAGVTYDNWKVTALQPVLARISADGGDINYQNPPISPDQAVATVQARFPEWRFDWIVWPLTDYSTPRHYAIWMAGPPGPKEHLFETAYVDAVTGELTDTIGFPWYMKVMLLSEPLHFGDYGGMPLKILWVTSAWLTLFITANGAWLWWDRRRRRSASSALVGKTPLVRGGAA; encoded by the coding sequence TTGTTTCTGCACCGTTGGACGGGATTGCTGTCGCTCCCGGTGTTCCTCGTCATGGTCATCACGGGATCCGTGCTGATCTTCAGCGAGGAGATCAACCAGCTCCTGGGTGATGTCCCCGCAGGCACCCACCAGCAGGACAAGGAGGTGCCCGCGCGCAAGTCCATAGCCGAGCTCACCCAGACAGCGGTGGCACAGCACCCGGGCAAGCGCCTGATTTATCTGTACTACGAGAAGGACCGCCTCGATCGCGCCACCGTCCGCGTCGGTGACCTCGGATTCCAGAAGGAGGACGATGGCACAGATGTCATCATGGACTCCGTGTCAGGCCAGGCGATGTCCACCATCGTCGCAGATGAAACGTTCGTGGGCTGGATTCTCAAGCTTCACAAGGAATGGTTCCTGGGCAGACCCGGAGAGCTGGTGAGTGGATTCATTGCGCTGCTCGTTCTGATATCCCTGGTCAGCGGTCTGCTCATCTATGCGCCGTATGCAAAGAAGGTCTTCCTTGGCGTTATTCGTTGGAAAAGTTCCACCCGCCTCACGCAGCTCGACCTGCATACCGTCATTGGAGTGGTTGTGCTGGGCTGGGCGCTGGTGGTTACGGTCACCGGAATCTTCCTCGCTGTCGCAGGAGTCACGTATGACAACTGGAAGGTCACAGCGCTGCAGCCAGTCCTTGCGCGCATCTCGGCGGATGGTGGAGACATCAACTATCAGAATCCACCCATCAGCCCGGACCAGGCTGTTGCTACCGTGCAGGCCAGATTCCCTGAGTGGCGCTTCGACTGGATTGTCTGGCCTCTCACCGACTATTCGACGCCTCGCCACTACGCCATCTGGATGGCAGGACCTCCAGGTCCGAAGGAGCATCTGTTTGAAACAGCCTACGTGGACGCTGTGACGGGTGAATTGACTGATACCATCGGCTTTCCCTGGTACATGAAGGTCATGCTCCTTTCGGAGCCACTTCATTTCGGCGACTACGGTGGGATGCCGTTGAAGATTCTCTGGGTGACGAGCGCGTGGCTGACGTTGTTCATCACTGCCAATGGCGCTTGGCTGTGGTGGGACAGGCGTCGCCGCCGGTCTGCCAGTTCTGCTTTGGTCGGCAAGACACCGTTGGTCCGGGGAGGTGCAGCGTGA
- a CDS encoding TonB-dependent receptor — protein MSLHSVSRLHRYRVLLTTLLFSLVAAVGTHAQEQKTFAFAQGSMSLGDALEGFSLTTNLDIAASTDVVAGKTAPAVKGNFTAREALERILSGSGLSYRHTDARTIAIIGSNAISTAGGDGPNAELPPVVVTAESVTGYTAPDSTSATKTNLPAFESPFSIQAVPRAVVEDQKSTRLEDALRNVSAVGKSGSDYNGLYDVFTIRGMPLTNYGLIYRDGFRQRVPQVNLDNIETVEVLKGASGGLFGRIEPGGLINLVTKKPLDEAHYSLEQQVGSYSLTHTLGDATGPLNEENTLRYRMIAGYEEGDSFREGGEYSRLLLSPSLSWDITPQTQFNINFEYKKSEDILDGGHVAKGDRPVDIPAERFLGVRDVPSSPSEYWLVNASITHEFNDQWKAKLRGVWWNWRADYFEVGPNDGVNPDGRTVDLYHFTSQEEDTTWFAELSLEGKFDTGALKHDVLLSAEYYSFESEQLNYFVTAPDVPLRPLDVFRPQYQNYSILPPHRPQDASKPKDEWWGFTLQDVVTIDERLKILAGIRYDITSASTYYDGDVSTNTNAIDRQFQDEGRFTPRVGFNYELLPWLSVFGSYSESFSDSTFGLLADGSTTEPQSATQYEGGVKGRWLDGRLNATLALFHLTKENLTTDLPNSFFVTQSGEARSRGVELDVSGYLTERLSLIASYAYLDTEITKDPVNQGNRLPNAPEHSGSLWARYDFPSGFTIGAGLTAVGDRAGDLDNTFVLESYIRADVMAAYRFKVGNAKMTAQFNINNLFNEDYYDGSGGSSRTYIYSGEPRTFIGSLRIEF, from the coding sequence ATGTCCCTTCATTCAGTCTCCCGATTGCATCGTTATCGAGTCCTTCTCACGACCCTGCTCTTCTCCCTCGTCGCAGCGGTTGGCACCCACGCACAGGAGCAGAAGACCTTTGCCTTCGCTCAGGGGAGCATGTCGCTGGGTGATGCTTTGGAGGGCTTTTCGTTGACCACCAATTTGGATATCGCGGCGAGCACGGATGTTGTTGCCGGGAAGACTGCCCCGGCAGTCAAAGGTAACTTCACCGCACGTGAGGCTCTGGAGCGCATTCTCTCTGGAAGCGGCTTGAGCTATCGCCATACGGATGCTCGCACGATCGCCATCATCGGTAGCAACGCCATCTCCACCGCCGGTGGAGATGGCCCGAATGCGGAGCTGCCACCGGTGGTGGTGACGGCAGAAAGCGTGACAGGCTACACAGCACCTGACTCGACTTCAGCCACGAAGACCAACCTGCCTGCCTTCGAGTCCCCCTTCTCGATTCAGGCGGTTCCCCGTGCCGTGGTGGAAGACCAGAAGTCCACCCGTCTCGAGGACGCGCTGAGAAACGTCAGTGCCGTAGGCAAGAGCGGAAGTGACTACAACGGGCTGTATGACGTGTTCACCATTCGTGGGATGCCGCTGACCAACTACGGCCTGATCTATCGGGATGGCTTTCGCCAGCGCGTGCCGCAGGTGAATCTGGATAACATCGAAACGGTGGAAGTGCTGAAGGGAGCATCCGGCGGCCTCTTCGGACGCATTGAGCCAGGCGGCCTCATCAATCTGGTGACGAAGAAGCCTCTCGACGAGGCCCACTACTCCCTGGAACAACAGGTGGGCTCCTACAGTCTCACGCACACCCTCGGCGACGCCACCGGTCCGCTCAATGAAGAGAACACGCTGCGCTACCGCATGATCGCCGGATATGAAGAAGGTGACTCCTTCCGCGAGGGCGGAGAGTACAGCCGTCTCCTGCTATCTCCATCACTGTCGTGGGACATCACCCCACAGACCCAGTTCAACATCAACTTCGAGTACAAGAAGAGCGAAGACATCCTCGACGGCGGCCATGTCGCGAAGGGGGACCGCCCTGTCGATATCCCAGCCGAGAGGTTCCTCGGCGTGCGCGACGTGCCCTCCAGCCCCAGCGAATACTGGCTGGTGAATGCCTCCATCACGCATGAGTTCAATGACCAGTGGAAGGCAAAGCTGCGCGGTGTGTGGTGGAACTGGCGCGCAGATTATTTTGAAGTCGGCCCCAATGATGGCGTGAATCCGGATGGCCGCACGGTCGACCTCTATCACTTCACCTCCCAGGAAGAGGACACCACATGGTTTGCGGAGTTGAGTCTGGAAGGGAAGTTCGACACAGGCGCCTTGAAGCACGATGTTCTCCTGAGTGCGGAGTACTACAGCTTCGAGTCTGAGCAGTTGAACTACTTCGTGACCGCTCCGGATGTCCCGCTGAGACCGCTGGATGTCTTCCGCCCGCAGTATCAGAACTACTCCATCCTTCCACCTCATCGTCCTCAGGACGCGAGCAAGCCCAAGGATGAATGGTGGGGCTTCACCTTGCAGGACGTCGTCACCATTGATGAGCGCCTGAAGATTCTGGCCGGCATCCGCTATGACATCACCAGCGCCAGCACCTATTATGATGGCGACGTATCGACCAATACGAATGCGATTGATCGCCAGTTCCAGGATGAGGGCCGCTTCACTCCGCGTGTGGGCTTCAACTATGAGTTGCTCCCCTGGCTGTCCGTCTTCGGCAGCTACTCGGAATCTTTCTCGGACAGTACTTTTGGTCTGCTGGCAGACGGCTCCACCACAGAGCCCCAATCCGCCACCCAGTACGAAGGCGGCGTGAAGGGACGCTGGTTGGATGGCCGGCTTAATGCCACTCTCGCTCTCTTCCACCTCACCAAGGAGAATCTCACCACGGACCTGCCCAACTCCTTCTTCGTGACCCAATCCGGAGAGGCTCGCAGTCGTGGTGTGGAGCTCGATGTGAGCGGCTATCTGACGGAGCGGCTCAGCCTTATCGCTTCTTATGCTTATCTCGATACGGAAATCACCAAGGACCCGGTCAATCAGGGGAATCGCCTGCCCAATGCGCCGGAACACAGCGGCAGCCTCTGGGCCAGGTATGATTTCCCCAGCGGCTTCACCATCGGTGCTGGTCTCACCGCTGTGGGTGACCGTGCAGGCGACCTGGACAATACCTTCGTGCTGGAGAGCTACATCCGCGCGGACGTGATGGCGGCCTATCGATTCAAGGTTGGCAATGCAAAGATGACAGCCCAGTTCAACATCAACAATCTGTTCAACGAAGACTACTACGACGGCAGTGGTGGCTCCTCACGCACCTACATCTACTCGGGTGAGCCGAGAACGTTCATTGGCTCACTGCGCATCGAATTCTAA
- a CDS encoding FecR domain-containing protein, whose protein sequence is MPKKKAETHREENESPVWEAAAKWVVRKLDHATWSEADEVALQKWRNESPEHDLEFRKTEAALALMSGEEPLKAMQPASILQRRKKTLQRKMWKRRAWMAGGGSALVALLGFYLDQRNVYATGIGESRQWTLEDGTELFLDAGTRLRVNYSTTTRSVIVERGGAIFQVGQDARPFEVRTREVVIRDIGTTFDVHVRVMETEVSVSEGAVEVTSTTSPEDGPVRIGAGEQIVWSPETKKPVPTKSAAGSFGSWREGRLIYRDKPLAEVVSDLQRYHSGDIVLDDARLGKLKVRATLHPRDVASALEVLSQVLPLDVEKSPSNDFRIFRDRAR, encoded by the coding sequence ATGCCTAAGAAAAAAGCCGAGACGCACCGGGAGGAGAATGAATCTCCTGTATGGGAAGCAGCGGCGAAATGGGTGGTGCGCAAGCTGGACCATGCGACCTGGAGTGAGGCAGATGAAGTCGCTCTGCAGAAATGGCGGAACGAGAGCCCGGAGCATGATCTGGAGTTTCGCAAGACCGAGGCGGCACTCGCGCTGATGTCCGGTGAGGAGCCTCTCAAGGCGATGCAGCCCGCATCGATTTTGCAGCGCCGGAAAAAGACGCTCCAGAGGAAGATGTGGAAACGCCGCGCATGGATGGCAGGCGGAGGCTCAGCACTCGTGGCCCTGCTTGGCTTCTATCTCGATCAGCGCAATGTCTACGCGACAGGCATTGGAGAGTCACGACAGTGGACGCTGGAAGATGGAACGGAACTCTTCCTCGATGCGGGCACGAGACTTCGCGTGAACTACAGCACCACCACGAGAAGTGTAATCGTGGAGCGGGGAGGAGCCATCTTTCAGGTGGGGCAGGATGCTCGCCCGTTTGAAGTCCGCACCCGTGAGGTGGTGATCCGCGACATTGGGACGACCTTTGACGTCCACGTTCGCGTGATGGAGACCGAGGTGTCGGTTTCTGAGGGCGCCGTAGAGGTTACTTCAACAACCTCGCCTGAGGATGGACCAGTGCGGATCGGTGCCGGGGAGCAGATTGTATGGAGTCCAGAGACAAAAAAACCGGTGCCCACCAAGAGTGCGGCAGGGTCTTTTGGCAGCTGGCGCGAAGGCAGGCTCATCTACCGTGACAAGCCACTCGCCGAGGTGGTCTCGGATCTTCAGCGCTACCATTCGGGTGATATCGTTCTCGACGATGCCAGGCTCGGCAAGCTCAAGGTGAGAGCGACTCTTCACCCCAGGGACGTGGCCAGCGCATTGGAAGTGCTCAGCCAGGTGCTGCCACTGGATGTGGAGAAATCTCCTTCCAACGACTTCAGGATTTTTCGGGACCGTGCGCGGTGA
- a CDS encoding RNA polymerase sigma factor: MTPYSLSPFIEDVLPDYERVQQYFSSKVGCEHTARDLTQETFAKLLRWSPASAVDHPRRVLFRTARNLLIDRFRRVRRMSEEELSDDLIETLADRDPGPSRRAAAAEEIGLVSRAVEILPEQIREVFILNRLMGLSFAEIAKTMKLSSSTVERHMVRALLACRAALEGGNSQKI; this comes from the coding sequence ATGACTCCCTACAGTCTCTCCCCCTTTATCGAAGATGTACTGCCCGACTATGAGCGCGTGCAGCAGTACTTCTCCAGCAAGGTGGGGTGTGAGCACACGGCAAGGGACCTGACGCAGGAGACTTTTGCGAAGCTGCTGCGGTGGTCTCCGGCGAGTGCTGTGGACCATCCCAGGAGAGTGCTTTTCCGGACCGCGCGCAATCTGCTCATTGACCGCTTCCGCAGGGTGCGGCGCATGTCTGAAGAGGAACTCTCGGATGACTTGATTGAGACGCTGGCGGATCGCGATCCCGGCCCCTCGCGCCGTGCCGCCGCGGCGGAGGAAATCGGCCTGGTGAGCCGGGCTGTGGAGATTCTCCCGGAGCAGATCCGCGAGGTATTCATTCTCAATCGGCTCATGGGCCTGAGCTTCGCGGAGATCGCCAAGACCATGAAGTTGTCATCGAGCACCGTGGAGAGGCACATGGTCAGGGCTCTGCTGGCGTGCCGGGCTGCGCTTGAGGGCGGGAATTCGCAAAAAATCTGA
- a CDS encoding tetratricopeptide repeat protein, which translates to MALAFAAYAQGRLTEAEELFRVLAFDSARELGAEHLNTLAHLTNHANTLNALGRSAEAETQHLQVLVVRERLLGAEHAFTIQSRSNLAVALMAQGKFADAEKQYRVVLATRERTLGTTHFDTLLACYGLATSLQAQSKTDEAGKLATRAADGWDATVGPAHSASVRARTLLARIHSTE; encoded by the coding sequence GTGGCCCTGGCCTTTGCCGCCTATGCGCAGGGTCGGCTCACAGAAGCGGAGGAACTCTTCCGCGTTTTGGCATTCGACTCTGCACGCGAACTCGGGGCAGAGCATCTCAACACACTTGCACACCTCACCAACCACGCAAACACCCTCAATGCCCTGGGGCGTTCAGCCGAAGCGGAAACCCAGCACCTACAGGTACTGGTTGTGCGAGAGCGGCTCCTCGGTGCGGAACATGCCTTTACCATTCAGAGTCGCTCCAATCTCGCGGTGGCCCTGATGGCTCAGGGGAAATTTGCAGATGCAGAGAAGCAGTATCGCGTTGTACTGGCTACCCGCGAACGCACCTTGGGCACCACTCATTTCGACACGCTCCTGGCCTGCTATGGATTGGCCACCAGCCTTCAAGCACAGTCGAAAACAGATGAAGCAGGCAAGTTGGCAACGCGTGCAGCCGATGGCTGGGACGCGACAGTGGGCCCGGCACATTCGGCCTCAGTGAGGGCGAGGACGTTGCTCGCACGCATTCATTCCACAGAGTGA
- a CDS encoding G8 domain-containing protein produces the protein MNAPTHLARIAIFAVFIGASLVAPGAFADLVESKQSGVWSSPSTWVGGVVPPGGSSVKIHEGHVVTYDIFSADSIRAIFIAGRLTFAADRDTRLEVGLIKVQAGNDTSEEGFNCDAHLPERNPTQPRAALEVGTWDQPIAAEHKALIRLKYFEGMDVQSCPAIVSCGGRMEFHGAEMERTWVKLGATVRKGQTEIKLAEPVTGWRKGDRVFITGTVRQNKIAKTFKPSVVDGTQTEERVIVAVGEKTVTLDKPLEYDHQGDGAYRGEIANLSRNVVVESADEGEKRGHTMFHRESEGSISYAEFRHLGKEGVLGRYSIHFHLVRDTMRGASVIGVSIWDSDNRWITVHGTDYLVIRDCVGYRSKGHGYFLEDGTEQFNVLDRNLAVQACKGAPLPRQILPYDHNDGAGFWWANSRNTFTRNVAAECDEYGYRFDAVDTPAVSMKMSMPQADGTRQVVDVRTLPFVRFEDNEAHCQRRHAFNLGGMDRELEGSVDGVGPDARHPFVIRGYKAWNVHWALHVLSPSVLVDGTEFHNAEYALWRMNYQQCALRGVKMSQITVNADFSPQKGARPDESAFPKPLDPTDDLPPATVITRVSKRDNGKVFVHGVTSDNGEVKRVMVNGVPAKATRENYAEWEVLVADTGVAKGRVVAAAEDASGNVEPRPHEVGIR, from the coding sequence ATGAATGCTCCGACCCATCTGGCTAGAATTGCTATCTTCGCAGTCTTCATCGGCGCGAGTCTGGTGGCCCCAGGTGCCTTTGCCGACCTTGTCGAGTCGAAGCAAAGTGGGGTATGGTCCAGTCCATCCACCTGGGTTGGTGGAGTGGTGCCGCCTGGAGGAAGCAGTGTGAAGATTCACGAGGGACACGTGGTGACCTATGACATTTTCTCCGCTGACTCTATTCGGGCCATCTTCATCGCCGGCAGGTTGACGTTCGCGGCCGATAGGGACACCCGGTTGGAGGTGGGCTTGATCAAGGTGCAAGCAGGAAATGATACGAGCGAAGAGGGGTTCAATTGTGATGCCCACCTTCCGGAGCGGAATCCCACGCAGCCACGAGCTGCCCTCGAGGTCGGTACTTGGGACCAGCCCATCGCAGCAGAGCACAAGGCGTTGATTCGCTTGAAGTACTTTGAGGGAATGGATGTGCAGTCATGCCCGGCCATCGTCTCCTGTGGAGGGCGCATGGAGTTTCATGGGGCGGAGATGGAGCGCACCTGGGTGAAGCTCGGAGCCACGGTAAGAAAAGGGCAGACCGAGATCAAGCTGGCTGAGCCTGTCACCGGCTGGCGCAAGGGCGACCGTGTATTCATCACCGGTACCGTACGCCAGAACAAGATCGCCAAGACCTTCAAACCCTCTGTGGTGGATGGAACGCAGACAGAGGAACGGGTCATCGTCGCAGTGGGGGAGAAGACCGTCACTTTGGACAAGCCGTTGGAATACGACCATCAGGGAGACGGTGCCTACCGTGGGGAGATAGCCAACCTCAGCCGCAACGTCGTCGTTGAATCCGCCGACGAAGGGGAAAAGCGCGGCCATACGATGTTTCACCGGGAATCAGAAGGCTCGATCAGCTATGCCGAGTTTCGCCACCTGGGTAAGGAGGGCGTACTCGGACGATATAGCATCCATTTCCACCTGGTCCGCGACACCATGCGTGGCGCTTCCGTGATTGGTGTCAGCATCTGGGACAGCGATAACCGGTGGATCACCGTCCATGGCACGGACTATCTGGTGATACGGGACTGTGTGGGATACCGGAGCAAGGGGCACGGTTATTTCCTTGAGGATGGCACCGAGCAGTTCAACGTACTCGATCGCAATCTCGCGGTGCAGGCGTGCAAGGGAGCACCGCTTCCAAGACAGATCCTTCCATATGACCACAATGACGGCGCTGGCTTCTGGTGGGCGAATTCCCGCAACACCTTCACCAGAAACGTGGCCGCGGAATGCGACGAATATGGATATCGCTTCGACGCCGTGGACACCCCGGCAGTGAGCATGAAGATGAGTATGCCACAAGCGGATGGCACCCGTCAGGTGGTCGATGTACGCACGCTTCCCTTTGTAAGGTTTGAGGACAACGAAGCTCACTGTCAGCGTCGGCACGCCTTCAATCTTGGAGGCATGGATCGTGAACTGGAAGGGTCGGTGGATGGTGTTGGACCGGACGCGCGTCACCCCTTCGTCATTCGCGGCTACAAGGCCTGGAACGTTCATTGGGCCCTGCATGTTCTCTCTCCCAGTGTCCTGGTGGATGGCACGGAATTCCACAATGCCGAGTACGCCCTGTGGCGGATGAACTACCAGCAGTGCGCCCTACGCGGAGTGAAGATGAGTCAGATAACCGTAAATGCAGACTTTTCCCCACAGAAAGGTGCGCGCCCTGATGAATCCGCTTTTCCGAAACCCCTGGACCCAACGGATGACCTGCCTCCCGCCACCGTCATTACCCGGGTGAGCAAACGCGACAACGGCAAGGTATTCGTTCACGGCGTCACCAGTGATAATGGAGAGGTGAAGCGCGTGATGGTAAATGGCGTGCCGGCGAAGGCCACTCGCGAGAACTATGCCGAGTGGGAAGTGCTGGTAGCTGACACCGGAGTGGCAAAAGGACGCGTAGTGGCCGCCGCTGAAGATGCCTCAGGCAATGTCGAGCCCCGGCCGCATGAGGTTGGTATTAGATGA